A genomic window from Erpetoichthys calabaricus chromosome 17, fErpCal1.3, whole genome shotgun sequence includes:
- the LOC114667616 gene encoding chemerin-like receptor 1: MDADYFTTENPLNVTDLNDSNYYYYEEESSSVLESPLSIMSLIVYSLAFLLGVTGNGLVIWITGFKMKKTVNTIWFLNLAIADFIFTFFLPLNIIYTALGFHWPFGRFMCKMNTTIAFLNMFASVYLLVVISIDRCISVIYPVWSQNHRRPRIASIISLVVWIVAFVLSSPYFAFRDTAPAMDNINKTNCYNNFAFSDDYDSEDIVFLRIMRHQAMVITRVILGFFVPFSIILVCYTIIGLRLKQNRLAKTSKPFKIIIAVIVIFFLCWAPYHIFGLLEMVMHAMKEPSDNINTVLRFGIPIATSLAFLNSCLNPILYVFMGHDFKETVKKSILSVLETAFTEESVHSTSTVNGRSKSKSSSYAEL, from the coding sequence ATGGACGCAGACTATTTCACCACCGAGAATCCACTGAACGTCACCGATCTGAATGACAGCAATTACTATTACTATGAAGAAGAGTCCAGCAGTGTACTAGAGAGTCCTCTGAGCATCATGTCTTTAATTGTCTATTCACTTGCCTTCCTGCTGGGGGTCACTGGAAATGGCCTTGTCATCTGGATCACTGGATTCAAGATGAAGAAGACCGTTAACACCATTTGGTTCCTGAACTTGGCCATCGCTGACTTCATCTTCACCTTCTTCCTTCCCTTGAACATCATCTACACGGCCCTGGGCTTCCATTGGCCATTTGGTCGGTTCATGTGCAAAATGAACACCACCATAGCCTTTCTCAATATGTTTGCTAGCGTCTACCTGTTGGTGGTCATCAGCATCGACCGTTGCATATCAGTGATTTACCCAGTGTGGTCACAGAATCACCGAAGGCCAAGGATTGCCTCTATCATCAGCCTTGTGGTATGGATTGTGGCCTTTGTGCTAAGCTCTCCATACTTTGCGTTTCGAGACACGGCACCAGCCATGGATAATATTAACAAAACCAACTGCTATAACAACTTTGCCTTTTCTGATGACTATGACTCAGAAGATATCGTTTTTCTGAGAATTATGCGTCACCAGGCAATGGTGATTACTAGGGTCATCTTAGGCTTTTTTGTTCCCTTCAGCATCATCTTGGTCTGCTACACCATTATAGGTTTGCGACTGAAGCAAAACCGTCTTGCTAAAACCAGCAAACCCTTTAAAATCAttattgctgtcattgtcattttcttcttATGCTGGGCCCCCTACCATATCTTTGGGTTACTAGAAATGGTAATGCACGCAATGAAGGAGCCCAGTGACAATATAAACACTGTCCTCAGGTTTGGCATTCCTATTGCCACTAGCCTGGCCTTCTTGAATAGCTGCCTGAACCCCATTCTGTATGTTTTCATGGGCCATGACTTCAAGGAGACCGTTAAGAAATCGATTCTGTCTGTCCTTGAAACAGCCTTCACAGAGGAGTCCGTGCACTCGACATCAACTGTCAATGGCAGGAGTAAATCGAAATCCAGCTCATACGCTGAGCTCTGA